One Ahaetulla prasina isolate Xishuangbanna chromosome 1, ASM2864084v1, whole genome shotgun sequence DNA window includes the following coding sequences:
- the CCNK gene encoding cyclin-K isoform X5 — protein MFHSFKQFPRYVTGACCLFLAGKVEETPKKCKDIIKTARSLLNDVQFGQFGDDPKQRNNPLHKGSSETGHTECSHMHTEEVMVLERILLQTIKFDLQVEHPYQFLLKYAKQLKGDKNKIQKLVQMAWTFVNDSLCTTLSLQWEPEIIAVAVMYLAGRLCKFEIQEWTSKPMYRRWWEQFVQDVPVDVLEDICHQILDLYSQGKQQMPHHTPHQLQQPPSLQPTPQVPPVPQSQPSQSSEQSQSQQSKDSQQGGTQQQQQQQQQQQQQQQQQQQQPQIQQPKKPSPQSSPPRQTKRPVQAVSPKEETKTAEVPPKIAKIETAHPPVPSVHPPPEHKPPLTSTVSIGTDQATAVDSVDITKVQIAPPSHPAPVHQPPPMPHRPPPPPPPSSYITGMSTTNSYMSGEGYQSLQSIMKTEAPTYGALPPTYGPPTHLPYHPHVYPPNPPPPVPPPPPTSFPPPTIPPPTPGYPPPPTYNPNFPPPRLPPSHAVPPHPPPGLGMPPASYPPPTVPPGGQPPVPPPIPPPGMPPVGGLGRATWMR, from the exons ATGTTCCATTCCTTCAAACAATTCCCAAGATAT GTGACTGGAGCTTGCTGCCTATTCTTAGCAGGAAAAGTTGAAGAAACACCTAAAAAATGTAAAGATATCATCAAAACAGCTCGTAGTTTACTAAATGATGTTCAGTTTGGGCAGTTTGGAGATGATCCAAAG CAAAGAAATAACCCACTGCACAAGGGAAGCAGTGAAACTGGCCACACAGAGTGCAGCCATATGCATACA GAAGAAGTTATGGTTTTAGAGAGAATCTTGCTTCAGACAATAAAATTTGATTTGCAAGTTGAACACCCTTATCAATTTCTACTTAAATATGCAAAGCAGCTCAAAG gagataaaaataaaattcaaaaactgGTTCAAATGGCATGGACTTTCGTAAACGACAG tttatgtactacactttctCTTCAATGGGAACCTGAAATTATAGCAGTTGCAGTTATGTATCTAGCTGGTCGCTTATGCAAATTTGAAATTCAAGAGTGGACCTCAAAGCCCATGTACAGAAGATGGTGGGAACAATTTGTACAAGATGTACCTGTTGATGTCCTGGAAG aCATCTGCCATCAGATTCTGGATCTGTATTCCCAGGGGAAACAACAAATGCCTCACCATACCCCCcatcagctgcaacagcctccttccCTCCAGCCTACACCACAAGTGCCTCCAGTCCCGCAGTCTCAGCCTTCTCAGAGTTCAGAGCAGTCTCAATCCCAGCAGTCCAAAGACTCTCAACAGGGAGggacgcagcagcagcagcagcagcaacaacaacaacagcagcagcaacagcaacagcaacagcaaccacAAATTCAGCAacccaaaaaaccctctccccagTCAAGTCCTCCCAGGCAGACAAAGCGACCTGTG CAGGCTGTATCACCAAAGGAAGAAACCAAAACTGCAG aggTGCCTCCTAAAATAGCTAAAATTGAAACTGCTCATCCACCAGTACCATCTGTGCATCCACCACCTG AACATAAACCTCCATTGACAAGTACAGTTTCCATAGGAACTGATCAAGCTACTGCAGTAGATTCTGTAGATATAACCAAGGTCCAGATTGCTCCACCATCTCATCCAGCTCCTGTACATCAGCCACCACCTATGCCTCAtcgtcccccacccccacccccgccttcCAGCTACATAACTGGTATGTCCACTACTAATTCATACATGTCAGGAGAAGGGTATCAGAGTCTCCAATCAATTATGAAAACAGAAGCACCAACTTATGGAGCTTTACCACCCACTTATGGACCGCCAACTCATTTGCCATATCATCCTCATGTTTATCCgcccaatcctcctcctcctgtccccCCTCCTCCACCCACATCATTCCCTCCACCTACCATTCCTCCTCCTACTCCAGGATATCCTCCCCCACCTACTTACAACCCAAATTTCCCACCTCCTCGGTTACCTCCCTCTCATGCAGTCCCACCTCATCCCCCTCCAGGGCTTGGCATGCCACCTGCAAGCTATCCTCCTCCCacagtgccccctggtggacagCCACCTGTGCCACCTCCAATACCACCCCCTGGCATGCCACCTGTTGGAGGACTTGGCCGGGCCACTTGGATGAGATAG
- the CCNK gene encoding cyclin-K isoform X2: MKENKENSSPAVALANLDHTKPCWYWDKKDLAHTPSQLEGLDPATEARYRREGARFIFDVGTRLGLHYDTLATGIIYFHRFYMFHSFKQFPRYVTGACCLFLAGKVEETPKKCKDIIKTARSLLNDVQFGQFGDDPKQRNNPLHKGSSETGHTECSHMHTEEVMVLERILLQTIKFDLQVEHPYQFLLKYAKQLKGDKNKIQKLVQMAWTFVNDSLCTTLSLQWEPEIIAVAVMYLAGRLCKFEIQEWTSKPMYRRWWEQFVQDVPVDVLEDICHQILDLYSQGKQQMPHHTPHQLQQPPSLQPTPQVPPVPQSQPSQSSEQSQSQQSKDSQQGGTQQQQQQQQQQQQQQQQQQQQPQIQQPKKPSPQSSPPRQTKRPVAVSPKEETKTAEVPPKIAKIETAHPPVPSVHPPPEHKPPLTSTVSIGTDQATAVDSVDITKVQIAPPSHPAPVHQPPPMPHRPPPPPPPSSYITGMSTTNSYMSGEGYQSLQSIMKTEAPTYGALPPTYGPPTHLPYHPHVYPPNPPPPVPPPPPTSFPPPTIPPPTPGYPPPPTYNPNFPPPRLPPSHAVPPHPPPGLGMPPASYPPPTVPPGGQPPVPPPIPPPGMPPVGGLGRATWMR; the protein is encoded by the exons atgaaggaaaacaaagaaaactctAGTCCTGCTGTAGCTTTGGCAAACCTGGATCACACAAAACCATGTTGGTATTGGGATAAGAAGGACTTGGCACATACACCATCACAGCTAGAGGGACTTGATCCAGCTACTGAGGCAAGATACAGAAGAGAAGGTGCCCGGTTTATATTTGATGTAGGAACCCGTTTGGGATT ACATTATGACACACTGGCAACTGGAATAATATATTTCCATCGGTTTTATATGTTCCATTCCTTCAAACAATTCCCAAGATAT GTGACTGGAGCTTGCTGCCTATTCTTAGCAGGAAAAGTTGAAGAAACACCTAAAAAATGTAAAGATATCATCAAAACAGCTCGTAGTTTACTAAATGATGTTCAGTTTGGGCAGTTTGGAGATGATCCAAAG CAAAGAAATAACCCACTGCACAAGGGAAGCAGTGAAACTGGCCACACAGAGTGCAGCCATATGCATACA GAAGAAGTTATGGTTTTAGAGAGAATCTTGCTTCAGACAATAAAATTTGATTTGCAAGTTGAACACCCTTATCAATTTCTACTTAAATATGCAAAGCAGCTCAAAG gagataaaaataaaattcaaaaactgGTTCAAATGGCATGGACTTTCGTAAACGACAG tttatgtactacactttctCTTCAATGGGAACCTGAAATTATAGCAGTTGCAGTTATGTATCTAGCTGGTCGCTTATGCAAATTTGAAATTCAAGAGTGGACCTCAAAGCCCATGTACAGAAGATGGTGGGAACAATTTGTACAAGATGTACCTGTTGATGTCCTGGAAG aCATCTGCCATCAGATTCTGGATCTGTATTCCCAGGGGAAACAACAAATGCCTCACCATACCCCCcatcagctgcaacagcctccttccCTCCAGCCTACACCACAAGTGCCTCCAGTCCCGCAGTCTCAGCCTTCTCAGAGTTCAGAGCAGTCTCAATCCCAGCAGTCCAAAGACTCTCAACAGGGAGggacgcagcagcagcagcagcagcaacaacaacaacagcagcagcaacagcaacagcaacagcaaccacAAATTCAGCAacccaaaaaaccctctccccagTCAAGTCCTCCCAGGCAGACAAAGCGACCTGTG GCTGTATCACCAAAGGAAGAAACCAAAACTGCAG aggTGCCTCCTAAAATAGCTAAAATTGAAACTGCTCATCCACCAGTACCATCTGTGCATCCACCACCTG AACATAAACCTCCATTGACAAGTACAGTTTCCATAGGAACTGATCAAGCTACTGCAGTAGATTCTGTAGATATAACCAAGGTCCAGATTGCTCCACCATCTCATCCAGCTCCTGTACATCAGCCACCACCTATGCCTCAtcgtcccccacccccacccccgccttcCAGCTACATAACTGGTATGTCCACTACTAATTCATACATGTCAGGAGAAGGGTATCAGAGTCTCCAATCAATTATGAAAACAGAAGCACCAACTTATGGAGCTTTACCACCCACTTATGGACCGCCAACTCATTTGCCATATCATCCTCATGTTTATCCgcccaatcctcctcctcctgtccccCCTCCTCCACCCACATCATTCCCTCCACCTACCATTCCTCCTCCTACTCCAGGATATCCTCCCCCACCTACTTACAACCCAAATTTCCCACCTCCTCGGTTACCTCCCTCTCATGCAGTCCCACCTCATCCCCCTCCAGGGCTTGGCATGCCACCTGCAAGCTATCCTCCTCCCacagtgccccctggtggacagCCACCTGTGCCACCTCCAATACCACCCCCTGGCATGCCACCTGTTGGAGGACTTGGCCGGGCCACTTGGATGAGATAG
- the CCNK gene encoding cyclin-K isoform X4: MKENKENSSPAVALANLDHTKPCWYWDKKDLAHTPSQLEGLDPATEARYRREGARFIFDVGTRLGLHYDTLATGIIYFHRFYMFHSFKQFPRYVTGACCLFLAGKVEETPKKCKDIIKTARSLLNDVQFGQFGDDPKEEVMVLERILLQTIKFDLQVEHPYQFLLKYAKQLKGDKNKIQKLVQMAWTFVNDSLCTTLSLQWEPEIIAVAVMYLAGRLCKFEIQEWTSKPMYRRWWEQFVQDVPVDVLEDICHQILDLYSQGKQQMPHHTPHQLQQPPSLQPTPQVPPVPQSQPSQSSEQSQSQQSKDSQQGGTQQQQQQQQQQQQQQQQQQQQPQIQQPKKPSPQSSPPRQTKRPVAVSPKEETKTAEVPPKIAKIETAHPPVPSVHPPPEHKPPLTSTVSIGTDQATAVDSVDITKVQIAPPSHPAPVHQPPPMPHRPPPPPPPSSYITGMSTTNSYMSGEGYQSLQSIMKTEAPTYGALPPTYGPPTHLPYHPHVYPPNPPPPVPPPPPTSFPPPTIPPPTPGYPPPPTYNPNFPPPRLPPSHAVPPHPPPGLGMPPASYPPPTVPPGGQPPVPPPIPPPGMPPVGGLGRATWMR, from the exons atgaaggaaaacaaagaaaactctAGTCCTGCTGTAGCTTTGGCAAACCTGGATCACACAAAACCATGTTGGTATTGGGATAAGAAGGACTTGGCACATACACCATCACAGCTAGAGGGACTTGATCCAGCTACTGAGGCAAGATACAGAAGAGAAGGTGCCCGGTTTATATTTGATGTAGGAACCCGTTTGGGATT ACATTATGACACACTGGCAACTGGAATAATATATTTCCATCGGTTTTATATGTTCCATTCCTTCAAACAATTCCCAAGATAT GTGACTGGAGCTTGCTGCCTATTCTTAGCAGGAAAAGTTGAAGAAACACCTAAAAAATGTAAAGATATCATCAAAACAGCTCGTAGTTTACTAAATGATGTTCAGTTTGGGCAGTTTGGAGATGATCCAAAG GAAGAAGTTATGGTTTTAGAGAGAATCTTGCTTCAGACAATAAAATTTGATTTGCAAGTTGAACACCCTTATCAATTTCTACTTAAATATGCAAAGCAGCTCAAAG gagataaaaataaaattcaaaaactgGTTCAAATGGCATGGACTTTCGTAAACGACAG tttatgtactacactttctCTTCAATGGGAACCTGAAATTATAGCAGTTGCAGTTATGTATCTAGCTGGTCGCTTATGCAAATTTGAAATTCAAGAGTGGACCTCAAAGCCCATGTACAGAAGATGGTGGGAACAATTTGTACAAGATGTACCTGTTGATGTCCTGGAAG aCATCTGCCATCAGATTCTGGATCTGTATTCCCAGGGGAAACAACAAATGCCTCACCATACCCCCcatcagctgcaacagcctccttccCTCCAGCCTACACCACAAGTGCCTCCAGTCCCGCAGTCTCAGCCTTCTCAGAGTTCAGAGCAGTCTCAATCCCAGCAGTCCAAAGACTCTCAACAGGGAGggacgcagcagcagcagcagcagcaacaacaacaacagcagcagcaacagcaacagcaacagcaaccacAAATTCAGCAacccaaaaaaccctctccccagTCAAGTCCTCCCAGGCAGACAAAGCGACCTGTG GCTGTATCACCAAAGGAAGAAACCAAAACTGCAG aggTGCCTCCTAAAATAGCTAAAATTGAAACTGCTCATCCACCAGTACCATCTGTGCATCCACCACCTG AACATAAACCTCCATTGACAAGTACAGTTTCCATAGGAACTGATCAAGCTACTGCAGTAGATTCTGTAGATATAACCAAGGTCCAGATTGCTCCACCATCTCATCCAGCTCCTGTACATCAGCCACCACCTATGCCTCAtcgtcccccacccccacccccgccttcCAGCTACATAACTGGTATGTCCACTACTAATTCATACATGTCAGGAGAAGGGTATCAGAGTCTCCAATCAATTATGAAAACAGAAGCACCAACTTATGGAGCTTTACCACCCACTTATGGACCGCCAACTCATTTGCCATATCATCCTCATGTTTATCCgcccaatcctcctcctcctgtccccCCTCCTCCACCCACATCATTCCCTCCACCTACCATTCCTCCTCCTACTCCAGGATATCCTCCCCCACCTACTTACAACCCAAATTTCCCACCTCCTCGGTTACCTCCCTCTCATGCAGTCCCACCTCATCCCCCTCCAGGGCTTGGCATGCCACCTGCAAGCTATCCTCCTCCCacagtgccccctggtggacagCCACCTGTGCCACCTCCAATACCACCCCCTGGCATGCCACCTGTTGGAGGACTTGGCCGGGCCACTTGGATGAGATAG
- the CCNK gene encoding cyclin-K isoform X1 — protein sequence MKENKENSSPAVALANLDHTKPCWYWDKKDLAHTPSQLEGLDPATEARYRREGARFIFDVGTRLGLHYDTLATGIIYFHRFYMFHSFKQFPRYVTGACCLFLAGKVEETPKKCKDIIKTARSLLNDVQFGQFGDDPKQRNNPLHKGSSETGHTECSHMHTEEVMVLERILLQTIKFDLQVEHPYQFLLKYAKQLKGDKNKIQKLVQMAWTFVNDSLCTTLSLQWEPEIIAVAVMYLAGRLCKFEIQEWTSKPMYRRWWEQFVQDVPVDVLEDICHQILDLYSQGKQQMPHHTPHQLQQPPSLQPTPQVPPVPQSQPSQSSEQSQSQQSKDSQQGGTQQQQQQQQQQQQQQQQQQQQPQIQQPKKPSPQSSPPRQTKRPVQAVSPKEETKTAEVPPKIAKIETAHPPVPSVHPPPEHKPPLTSTVSIGTDQATAVDSVDITKVQIAPPSHPAPVHQPPPMPHRPPPPPPPSSYITGMSTTNSYMSGEGYQSLQSIMKTEAPTYGALPPTYGPPTHLPYHPHVYPPNPPPPVPPPPPTSFPPPTIPPPTPGYPPPPTYNPNFPPPRLPPSHAVPPHPPPGLGMPPASYPPPTVPPGGQPPVPPPIPPPGMPPVGGLGRATWMR from the exons atgaaggaaaacaaagaaaactctAGTCCTGCTGTAGCTTTGGCAAACCTGGATCACACAAAACCATGTTGGTATTGGGATAAGAAGGACTTGGCACATACACCATCACAGCTAGAGGGACTTGATCCAGCTACTGAGGCAAGATACAGAAGAGAAGGTGCCCGGTTTATATTTGATGTAGGAACCCGTTTGGGATT ACATTATGACACACTGGCAACTGGAATAATATATTTCCATCGGTTTTATATGTTCCATTCCTTCAAACAATTCCCAAGATAT GTGACTGGAGCTTGCTGCCTATTCTTAGCAGGAAAAGTTGAAGAAACACCTAAAAAATGTAAAGATATCATCAAAACAGCTCGTAGTTTACTAAATGATGTTCAGTTTGGGCAGTTTGGAGATGATCCAAAG CAAAGAAATAACCCACTGCACAAGGGAAGCAGTGAAACTGGCCACACAGAGTGCAGCCATATGCATACA GAAGAAGTTATGGTTTTAGAGAGAATCTTGCTTCAGACAATAAAATTTGATTTGCAAGTTGAACACCCTTATCAATTTCTACTTAAATATGCAAAGCAGCTCAAAG gagataaaaataaaattcaaaaactgGTTCAAATGGCATGGACTTTCGTAAACGACAG tttatgtactacactttctCTTCAATGGGAACCTGAAATTATAGCAGTTGCAGTTATGTATCTAGCTGGTCGCTTATGCAAATTTGAAATTCAAGAGTGGACCTCAAAGCCCATGTACAGAAGATGGTGGGAACAATTTGTACAAGATGTACCTGTTGATGTCCTGGAAG aCATCTGCCATCAGATTCTGGATCTGTATTCCCAGGGGAAACAACAAATGCCTCACCATACCCCCcatcagctgcaacagcctccttccCTCCAGCCTACACCACAAGTGCCTCCAGTCCCGCAGTCTCAGCCTTCTCAGAGTTCAGAGCAGTCTCAATCCCAGCAGTCCAAAGACTCTCAACAGGGAGggacgcagcagcagcagcagcagcaacaacaacaacagcagcagcaacagcaacagcaacagcaaccacAAATTCAGCAacccaaaaaaccctctccccagTCAAGTCCTCCCAGGCAGACAAAGCGACCTGTG CAGGCTGTATCACCAAAGGAAGAAACCAAAACTGCAG aggTGCCTCCTAAAATAGCTAAAATTGAAACTGCTCATCCACCAGTACCATCTGTGCATCCACCACCTG AACATAAACCTCCATTGACAAGTACAGTTTCCATAGGAACTGATCAAGCTACTGCAGTAGATTCTGTAGATATAACCAAGGTCCAGATTGCTCCACCATCTCATCCAGCTCCTGTACATCAGCCACCACCTATGCCTCAtcgtcccccacccccacccccgccttcCAGCTACATAACTGGTATGTCCACTACTAATTCATACATGTCAGGAGAAGGGTATCAGAGTCTCCAATCAATTATGAAAACAGAAGCACCAACTTATGGAGCTTTACCACCCACTTATGGACCGCCAACTCATTTGCCATATCATCCTCATGTTTATCCgcccaatcctcctcctcctgtccccCCTCCTCCACCCACATCATTCCCTCCACCTACCATTCCTCCTCCTACTCCAGGATATCCTCCCCCACCTACTTACAACCCAAATTTCCCACCTCCTCGGTTACCTCCCTCTCATGCAGTCCCACCTCATCCCCCTCCAGGGCTTGGCATGCCACCTGCAAGCTATCCTCCTCCCacagtgccccctggtggacagCCACCTGTGCCACCTCCAATACCACCCCCTGGCATGCCACCTGTTGGAGGACTTGGCCGGGCCACTTGGATGAGATAG
- the CCNK gene encoding cyclin-K isoform X3, whose product MKENKENSSPAVALANLDHTKPCWYWDKKDLAHTPSQLEGLDPATEARYRREGARFIFDVGTRLGLHYDTLATGIIYFHRFYMFHSFKQFPRYVTGACCLFLAGKVEETPKKCKDIIKTARSLLNDVQFGQFGDDPKEEVMVLERILLQTIKFDLQVEHPYQFLLKYAKQLKGDKNKIQKLVQMAWTFVNDSLCTTLSLQWEPEIIAVAVMYLAGRLCKFEIQEWTSKPMYRRWWEQFVQDVPVDVLEDICHQILDLYSQGKQQMPHHTPHQLQQPPSLQPTPQVPPVPQSQPSQSSEQSQSQQSKDSQQGGTQQQQQQQQQQQQQQQQQQQQPQIQQPKKPSPQSSPPRQTKRPVQAVSPKEETKTAEVPPKIAKIETAHPPVPSVHPPPEHKPPLTSTVSIGTDQATAVDSVDITKVQIAPPSHPAPVHQPPPMPHRPPPPPPPSSYITGMSTTNSYMSGEGYQSLQSIMKTEAPTYGALPPTYGPPTHLPYHPHVYPPNPPPPVPPPPPTSFPPPTIPPPTPGYPPPPTYNPNFPPPRLPPSHAVPPHPPPGLGMPPASYPPPTVPPGGQPPVPPPIPPPGMPPVGGLGRATWMR is encoded by the exons atgaaggaaaacaaagaaaactctAGTCCTGCTGTAGCTTTGGCAAACCTGGATCACACAAAACCATGTTGGTATTGGGATAAGAAGGACTTGGCACATACACCATCACAGCTAGAGGGACTTGATCCAGCTACTGAGGCAAGATACAGAAGAGAAGGTGCCCGGTTTATATTTGATGTAGGAACCCGTTTGGGATT ACATTATGACACACTGGCAACTGGAATAATATATTTCCATCGGTTTTATATGTTCCATTCCTTCAAACAATTCCCAAGATAT GTGACTGGAGCTTGCTGCCTATTCTTAGCAGGAAAAGTTGAAGAAACACCTAAAAAATGTAAAGATATCATCAAAACAGCTCGTAGTTTACTAAATGATGTTCAGTTTGGGCAGTTTGGAGATGATCCAAAG GAAGAAGTTATGGTTTTAGAGAGAATCTTGCTTCAGACAATAAAATTTGATTTGCAAGTTGAACACCCTTATCAATTTCTACTTAAATATGCAAAGCAGCTCAAAG gagataaaaataaaattcaaaaactgGTTCAAATGGCATGGACTTTCGTAAACGACAG tttatgtactacactttctCTTCAATGGGAACCTGAAATTATAGCAGTTGCAGTTATGTATCTAGCTGGTCGCTTATGCAAATTTGAAATTCAAGAGTGGACCTCAAAGCCCATGTACAGAAGATGGTGGGAACAATTTGTACAAGATGTACCTGTTGATGTCCTGGAAG aCATCTGCCATCAGATTCTGGATCTGTATTCCCAGGGGAAACAACAAATGCCTCACCATACCCCCcatcagctgcaacagcctccttccCTCCAGCCTACACCACAAGTGCCTCCAGTCCCGCAGTCTCAGCCTTCTCAGAGTTCAGAGCAGTCTCAATCCCAGCAGTCCAAAGACTCTCAACAGGGAGggacgcagcagcagcagcagcagcaacaacaacaacagcagcagcaacagcaacagcaacagcaaccacAAATTCAGCAacccaaaaaaccctctccccagTCAAGTCCTCCCAGGCAGACAAAGCGACCTGTG CAGGCTGTATCACCAAAGGAAGAAACCAAAACTGCAG aggTGCCTCCTAAAATAGCTAAAATTGAAACTGCTCATCCACCAGTACCATCTGTGCATCCACCACCTG AACATAAACCTCCATTGACAAGTACAGTTTCCATAGGAACTGATCAAGCTACTGCAGTAGATTCTGTAGATATAACCAAGGTCCAGATTGCTCCACCATCTCATCCAGCTCCTGTACATCAGCCACCACCTATGCCTCAtcgtcccccacccccacccccgccttcCAGCTACATAACTGGTATGTCCACTACTAATTCATACATGTCAGGAGAAGGGTATCAGAGTCTCCAATCAATTATGAAAACAGAAGCACCAACTTATGGAGCTTTACCACCCACTTATGGACCGCCAACTCATTTGCCATATCATCCTCATGTTTATCCgcccaatcctcctcctcctgtccccCCTCCTCCACCCACATCATTCCCTCCACCTACCATTCCTCCTCCTACTCCAGGATATCCTCCCCCACCTACTTACAACCCAAATTTCCCACCTCCTCGGTTACCTCCCTCTCATGCAGTCCCACCTCATCCCCCTCCAGGGCTTGGCATGCCACCTGCAAGCTATCCTCCTCCCacagtgccccctggtggacagCCACCTGTGCCACCTCCAATACCACCCCCTGGCATGCCACCTGTTGGAGGACTTGGCCGGGCCACTTGGATGAGATAG